The genomic window GTTAACACACTGTCTTAGTGTTTCCAGAAAGgagtgtatatatttggcctggTGAAGCGGTTTTATgtgctgactgaatggaagctgataatTATGAGTTTTTTTATTGCGCTGGTCTCAGAAAGAAATTATGAGTCCTCACTGTCCTAGAACAAGTCAAGGCCGAGTACAAATGTATCCAAGACCGATGAACTCGAGACCCGAGTACTACAACACTGGTACATAttctaaataggtcaggagccagacatGGAGCCTAAGAAGGAATGGAAATGAATTACTTATGCtatattatttcaattatttcaaggctatagcttacaaagaaatacattgtgaagcattaGCGAGTGCTACACACTAGGCTGGTAGGGAGTCAGGGACATTAAGCTCTCAGCATTTAAACaatattttgttgtattaaatCATAGTCTATAAATTGTGCATATCGGCTGTGACttacttagaattaaatacaaattcaatGAAAAATGCCAATCAAAACAGAAAGCTCCTTGAAAGTTGGAATATGCCAGGCCTATTGGGACAAATCAATTGTGTTGTATAGATAATAGAGCAAAAATGAAGTAAACTTTTAAGAGATCTGATTTTTAGTTgataaatactttgctacaatgacacactttaATTAGCACCCACCTCGTTCCTTTCTTTTAGCATGTGCCCGTAAtaagtacaccatcatgctttcGAGATATGtctcttttcagattccacaaggATTCTTtagttacatcaccacactccctctcttgctcttggtcctcatctttgtaagtcaccttgattttgcacctgtgtgttttatcagtttctttaagaaaatattgaacgaactccatgacagtagttAAAGTAAGGGGCTTAAATAAAAATGCATGCTTGCCCGGGCATGCCCTGAGCTCATGAAGTGAGCGCTACTGGAGCGAAATCGAAGCGGGCGAGAAGGATGATGAGCTTCAGTCAAATTGgccactcctccactccactccactcacatACTCTgcccttaacctaaccttaaccttaagcccaaacctctaaccctaaaccttaactcctaaccttaaacttaaccccaaacctaacccaaaccataaacctaacccttaagctTAAAATTGGATTTTAACAAATTCCGTCCTGACTTTTCAAACATTTTCTTGTTTTCCTACCTTGTCAGGACATTTTGGTGACTTGTCCAGACATTCTGGTTCTGATAAGGTAGGAACATATGTACACAGTGCATACACCCCTTGCTCTCCTTTTTGTCAAAATATTTTAAATGtctttttcttttctctcctACTCCACACATTTCAGAACATACAAATATACATCTCCTCTAGTCAAAATCACTGCCTTAACGAacaataaaaaacaaaacaaattccACCTCCCCCATTCCAGTTTTAAGACATCACATTTAAAGACACACAATATAGAAAAATTAGTAATGGTAAGTTCTCTCTTGAAGAGTGTTTGGAAGGAGTAGCTGCAGTTAGTTAGTTAGCCAGGTGGCTAAATGCTCTCCATTTGTGTGTCCGTTGCTAGGCGCTAATCTCAGTCGCCACGGCAACACAGTCTCTCCCCCACCAACAAATCCAAGGCGGGGCTTTGTGCTGCAGCTTTACACTGCAATGTGATTTCACCACAAGAGCAGACGTGTAGTAGCTCCGTGTAGGAAAACAAAAAGTGTCCTGCAGCCCACTAAACCACCACACCTCCCCTTACCCCTTTCCCTCCTGCAAACGCCCTTCTCTGATTGGAGCTGGGAAGGGTCTCGcttctctatctatctctttctctctctctctccgttttaGGACTACCATGATGGTGATGGTTGTGGGTGGGGCAAGGGGCCTAGAGGGCAGACACCCTGACGATGTTGGCCTGGGAGTAGTCTGGGGAGGAGGCGGAGTCGTCGTCCTCGGGCGTGGTGACGGGCGGCATAGGCAGCGTGATGACGGCCGCCGTGATGTAGGGTTGCTTGCAGTTCAGAGGCACCGTCTCCTCAAACTTAGCGTTTAGACTGGAGCGactggagatagagagagcggggagagtgggggagggaaGGGACAGCGGGGGAAAATGTGGAGAATTGAGAAAATAGGGGATGACAAACAGGAAGGCAGGAAAGTACAGAAAAAGATGCAGAAAATAAGTCAGacatagagaagaagaagaagaagaagaagaagaagaaggaggagaggtgaaaaaagacagggatagagagaaagaggacggCCAGCCAGAGAGAAAGTGGTCCAGTGTTTAGtatcacagagagaggagacaactgTCCATTCCATGGCCAGGGttcccagaccagaccagtcgaACCACACATACACGGACACCATGCCACAGCTGGACATAGCCAGCataccaacacactgactcaccaTGGGAAGAAACTGTCacagtgtgtgtttgcgtgtgtgtgtgccctgctGCCATAGCAACCACTATGAATGCATATTTATGTGTATATTATGTGATCTATGAATATGTATAAagtagatgtgtgtgtgagtgtacctGTGAGTGTACCGATCGGTCTTTCTGTGAGGGTGTTGGTGAATGGAAAAATGCAGAGTCGGGCGCAGGACACAGATATGAGTAATAGTCCGAAATGTACTCAAAATATAAGAAATGTTCCAACAAGGAAAAACACTATAATCCAGAGCACAAAAAACACGAACCCGCATGACAAACAATAACGCACAAAACAGAGAGGGAAGCctaagggttaaataaggaacataattaatggaatggaaaccaggtgtgtatgataaagacaaaacaaaatgaaaatgaaacatggattggtggtgactagaaagccggtgacgtcgaccgccaaacACCGTCCGAACAaagagagggaccgacttcggtagaagtcgtgacactttCATTATATTcgagaatgtgtgtatgtgtctgtatacagtctgtgtgtttatatagtttttagtttagtttattaggatccccagtagatactgcacatgcagcagctactcctcctggggtccacataaaacatacacatacatcaCCAAGTACAGAACAGTTAAAGACAAGAacattaaatacaaataaataaatacatacatcaAATAAATAATATGAAACCAAGAGTTTTAGATGGATTTAAGGCCAATTTATTGTTAACTACtcattctgatactgactgtaTAAAGCCCTGCTAAGAGTCTCAGTGAGCTCACTCGTTGTAGGTGCTGATGTGTAGCGTGTGCAATCATCAGCTTACATAGTACTTTTAGCTTCTTGTAAAACAAGTGGgaaataatttgtacactgcatgTATGTCTGTACCTGTTAGTGATGGGTCTCTCTCTGATGTGGATGGTGCTAAGCTCCTGGATGCTGTTCCTATGCCCTCCAGTCATGTTGGAGTTGGGCACGTTGAAGCTCTTCCTCTTGTTGCGTCGCGAGCAGCACGACAGGCCTTGGGAGGAGGAgccagaggagagggagggggagagatgcgGGTGCTTCGCCATGGAAACCTCCAGTAGGCTGGTCTCAAACGTTTGCTCATCCACAAACTCATGATtctgagggagagggggaggatggaatgagagagagagatagagagaccacATGTTACTTTTGTGGACATGGCTCGAGCCAAAGCAAAAGTGCCAACTATGGCATCCATATTAGGAGATTTGCCTGAAATCTGACGACTTCCTAATATGTATACCATACTCTACTCTTAATGAatggcttcttcttcttcatgaACATAGAGC from Oncorhynchus mykiss isolate Arlee chromosome 15, USDA_OmykA_1.1, whole genome shotgun sequence includes these protein-coding regions:
- the LOC110490332 gene encoding potassium voltage-gated channel subfamily D member 2-like, whose product is MVPKTIVGKIVGSVCSLSGVLVIALPVPVIVSNFSRIYHQSQRADKRRAQKASKAAGQALVCKANPMFDTHHNHLLHCLEKTTNHEFVDEQTFETSLLEVSMAKHPHLSPSLSSGSSSQGLSCCSRRNKRKSFNVPNSNMTGGHRNSIQELSTIHIRERPITNSRSSLNAKFEETVPLNCKQPYITAAVITLPMPPVTTPEDDDSASSPDYSQANIVRVSAL